The Vanessa tameamea isolate UH-Manoa-2023 chromosome 2, ilVanTame1 primary haplotype, whole genome shotgun sequence genome has a segment encoding these proteins:
- the LOC113401057 gene encoding serine/arginine repetitive matrix protein 1-like isoform X1, with protein sequence MLGARLKSWMEAQLGRAKKRKQKQTRQSVAPSTGPLPPPHLSSPESAYSTGYSTDGTSPGAAPAPLSAPLAAPLVAPPPPPAPPTTHLYHEPAKRRSSATVRRCIPEPPICATPSPRPRCRIRTNPWLGGTSPNGKKRTPHLFQQQSLQCPPPPQFQLQHAPYSLDSHKYGSRSPHMSPHVSPHLSPHLSPEPYRSSYYRGGVSSDEEGRGVKGRGRETAILSDADVDSDGDTGLDGGDEDEPDSASSPSRRRARRRRPPRRPPRSAGATPPRMRRRFHAPPPPPVRERDPLMEADREAERKYRELIREAEKLLVTVSRAPIEPPHNPRIRELRATEVEAPRRSPERTHVTNFIRANSPEPPRRLSPVARRSPLAAPPPTNRPPIQPLSPHDRPHSEPPKRKAYARDEVLQTLESLRKSLKQQSALLAVQRTRLDSL encoded by the exons ATGCTGGGCGCGCGGCTTAAGTCATGGATGGAAGCGCAGCTAGGGCGGGCGAAGAAGCGTAAACAGAAGCAGACTAGGCAATCGGTCGCCCCTTCTACCGGACCATTGCCTCCCCCACACCTCTCGTCCCCCGAGAGCGCGTATAGTACTGGCTATTCTACGGATGGTACGTCACCAGGCGCGGCTCCCGCCCCGCTGTCCGCTCCGCTCGCCGCTCCTCTCGTTGCGCCCCCGCCGCCGCCTGCTCCACCAACCACACACCTCTATCATGAGCCGGCAAAg CGCCGTTCAAGCGCAACAGTACGAAGATGTATACCAGAACCTCCGATCTGTGCGACGCCCTCACCTCGACCGCGGTGTCGAATTCGTACTAACCCGTGGCTAGGGGGAACGTCCCCTAACGGAAAGAAACGAACTCCGCATCTCTTCCAGCAACAGTCTTTGCAATGTCCGCCACCGCCACAATTTCAATTACAGCACGCTCCTTACTCTTTGGATTCACATAAATATGGATcaag gtcGCCACATATGTCACCACACGTGTCACCACATTTATCTCCCCACCTATCACCAGAGCCTTACAGATCATCATATTACAGAGGTGGGGTGTCAAGTGATGAAGAAGGTAGAGGCGTAAAGGGCAGGGGAAGGGAAACGGCTATACTTTCAGATGCTGACGTTGATTCTGACGGAGACACGGGATTAGATGGGGGAGATGAGGATGAGCCAGATAGTGCATCTTCACCGAGTAGACGAAGAGCAAGAAGACGCAGACCACCACGGAGACCACCACGTTCTGCAG GCGCGACTCCACCTCGTATGCGTCGTCGGTTTCATGCGCCCCCCCCACCCCCAGTAAGAGAGCGTGATCCACTGATGGAAGCCGACAGAGAAGCGGAGAGGAAGTACCGAGAGTTGATAAGAGAGGCTGAGAAGTTACTCGTAACAGTATCAAGAGCACCGATAGAACCACCTCATAACCCAAGGATTAGAGAATTGAGAGCTACTGAG GTGGAAGCGCCCCGACGGAGCCCAGAACGCACTCACGTCACGAATTTCATCCGGGCCAACTCCCCTGAGCCTCCCCGACGGTTGTCGCCTGTGGCACGGCGCTCTCCACTCGCGGCCCCTCCACCTACCAATCGGCCCCCCATTCAGCCCCTTTCGCCCCATGATAGACCGCACTCTGAACCGCCAAAGAGAAAGGCGTACGCACGTGATGAG GTTTTACAGACCCTGGAGAGTTTGCGCAAGAGTCTGAAGCAGCAGTCGGCGCTGCTCGCGGTGCAGCGCACGCGCCTCGACTCGCTCTGA
- the LOC113401057 gene encoding serine/arginine repetitive matrix protein 1-like isoform X2, whose translation MLGARLKSWMEAQLGRAKKRKQKQTRQSVAPSTGPLPPPHLSSPESAYSTGYSTDGTSPGAAPAPLSAPLAAPLVAPPPPPAPPTTHLYHEPAKRRSSATVRRCIPEPPICATPSPRPRCRIRTNPWLGGTSPNGKKRTPHLFQQQSLQCPPPPQFQLQHAPYSLDSHKYGSRSPHMSPHVSPHLSPHLSPEPYRSSYYRGGVSSDEEGRGVKGRGRETAILSDADVDSDGDTGLDGGDEDEPDSASSPSRRRARRRRPPRRPPRSAGATPPRMRRRFHAPPPPPVRERDPLMEADREAERKYRELIREAEKLLVTVSRAPIEPPHNPRIRELRATEVLQTLESLRKSLKQQSALLAVQRTRLDSL comes from the exons ATGCTGGGCGCGCGGCTTAAGTCATGGATGGAAGCGCAGCTAGGGCGGGCGAAGAAGCGTAAACAGAAGCAGACTAGGCAATCGGTCGCCCCTTCTACCGGACCATTGCCTCCCCCACACCTCTCGTCCCCCGAGAGCGCGTATAGTACTGGCTATTCTACGGATGGTACGTCACCAGGCGCGGCTCCCGCCCCGCTGTCCGCTCCGCTCGCCGCTCCTCTCGTTGCGCCCCCGCCGCCGCCTGCTCCACCAACCACACACCTCTATCATGAGCCGGCAAAg CGCCGTTCAAGCGCAACAGTACGAAGATGTATACCAGAACCTCCGATCTGTGCGACGCCCTCACCTCGACCGCGGTGTCGAATTCGTACTAACCCGTGGCTAGGGGGAACGTCCCCTAACGGAAAGAAACGAACTCCGCATCTCTTCCAGCAACAGTCTTTGCAATGTCCGCCACCGCCACAATTTCAATTACAGCACGCTCCTTACTCTTTGGATTCACATAAATATGGATcaag gtcGCCACATATGTCACCACACGTGTCACCACATTTATCTCCCCACCTATCACCAGAGCCTTACAGATCATCATATTACAGAGGTGGGGTGTCAAGTGATGAAGAAGGTAGAGGCGTAAAGGGCAGGGGAAGGGAAACGGCTATACTTTCAGATGCTGACGTTGATTCTGACGGAGACACGGGATTAGATGGGGGAGATGAGGATGAGCCAGATAGTGCATCTTCACCGAGTAGACGAAGAGCAAGAAGACGCAGACCACCACGGAGACCACCACGTTCTGCAG GCGCGACTCCACCTCGTATGCGTCGTCGGTTTCATGCGCCCCCCCCACCCCCAGTAAGAGAGCGTGATCCACTGATGGAAGCCGACAGAGAAGCGGAGAGGAAGTACCGAGAGTTGATAAGAGAGGCTGAGAAGTTACTCGTAACAGTATCAAGAGCACCGATAGAACCACCTCATAACCCAAGGATTAGAGAATTGAGAGCTACTGAG GTTTTACAGACCCTGGAGAGTTTGCGCAAGAGTCTGAAGCAGCAGTCGGCGCTGCTCGCGGTGCAGCGCACGCGCCTCGACTCGCTCTGA